One part of the Vitis riparia cultivar Riparia Gloire de Montpellier isolate 1030 chromosome 6, EGFV_Vit.rip_1.0, whole genome shotgun sequence genome encodes these proteins:
- the LOC117916232 gene encoding DNA (cytosine-5)-methyltransferase CMT3 has protein sequence MPTKRKAAAEESPSSEHRTSSRKTRRADLAGAPALRVSPRTCSKKGKMPEESRNVMCNGNGDVKDEAESLRSKPAVSSKQGKRGDLSGDSVSNVGTPEDGKFPAKESVSSERVSSLKKGKKQESGNVVCNGDGEVKVKAQISYVNGSLSKRKMKKEEVEEGDCRLVGEVILDEEARQRWPERYEPKKKNTQASGSKSSKDKDDSEEIVKARCHYRQAEIDGRVIVNLNDDAHVKAGDNADHYICKIVELFVALDGTPYFTAQWFYRARDTVIKDHANLIDNKRVFFSEMRDDNPLDCLVQKLNIARVPHNLDLEARKLAISSCDYYYDMLYLLDYSSFIKLPPENSRVNSETLSTISSEANMDGSTCELKSDSEEVSQARERSLSEMTLLDLYSGCGAMSTGLCLGAKMSGVNLVTRWAIDINAYACESVRLNHPETQVRNESAEDFLALLREWEKLCVRFSLIGNKDPNAHDLDPIDAKSDEENDDDDNDNSEDEDDFEVFEVQKIIGICYGDPKDKGDRELHFKVRWKGYGPSADSWEPFEGLGNCCESIKDFVTEGYKSKILPLAGDVDVICGGPPCQGISGFNRFRNKENPLEDPKNKQLVVFMDVVNYLKPRFVLMENVVDIVKFAGGYLGRYALGRLIGMNYQTRMGMMAAGAYGLPQFRMRVFMWGARFEEVLPQYPLPTHDVIIRGVIPLEFEMNTVAYDEGHKFDELETKLLLADAISDLPPVTNDEARDEMPYGKAPQTEFQRFIRLRKNEMLDTSPSKSNPSGHKLYDHRPLELNADDYQRVCQIPKTKGANFRDLPGVLVGADNKVEWDPNVERVYLPSGKPLVPDYAMSFVGGSSSKPFGRLWWDETVPTVVTRAEPHNQVILHPEQDRVLSIRENARLQGFPDYYQLRGPVKERYIQVGNAVAVPVARALGYALGLAAQGSVSDGPMFILPPKFPNMERNSSLSTEEDA, from the exons ATGCCGACCAAGCGCAAGGCTGCGGCCGAGGAGTCTCCAAGCTCCGAGCATCGGACTTCTTCTAGGAAGACTAGGAGAGCAGATCTAGCCGGAGCGCCGGCGCTGAGAGTGTCCCCCAGGACGTGTTCAAAGAAGGGGAAGATGCCCGAGGAATCTCGAAATGTCATGTGCAATGGAAACGGAGACGTAAAGGATGAAGCAGAGTCTCTGAGGTCTAAGCCTGCGGTTTCGTCGAAGCAGGGGAAGCGAGGGGATCTCTCCGGAGATTCAGTCTCCAATGTAGGGACGCCGGAGGACGGGAAATTCCCGGCGAAGGAGTCGGTTAGCTCTGAGAGAGTGAGTTCTTTGAAGAAGGGGAAGAAGCAGGAATCGGGTAATGTGGTGTGTAATGGAGATGGAGAGGTAAAAGTTAAGGCTCAGATTAGCTATGTGAACGGTTCTTTGTCTAAGAGAAAGATGAAAAAAGAGGAGGTGGAGGAAGGTGATTGCCGGTTGGTCGGAGAAGTTATTCTGGATGAGGAAGCTCGCCAACGGTGGCCCGAGCGGTATGAGCCTAAG AAGAAGAATACGCAGGCTTCTGGATCGAAAAGCTCCAAAGA TAAGGATGATTCAGAGGAGATAGTGAAAGCTCGATGTCATTATAGGCAAGCAGAAATTGATGGACGTGTCATAGTCAACCTAAATGATGATGCTCATGTAAAA GCTGGTGATAATGCAGATCACTATATATGTAAGATTGTGGAACTGTTTGTGGCACTTGATGGGACACCATACTTTACAGCACAATGGTTTTACAGAGCAAGGGATACT GTTATAAAAGATCATGCGAATCTTATTGATAATAAGCGTGTATTCTTTTCAGAGATGAGAGATGATAATCCTTTAGATTGTCTTGTCCAGAAACTCAACATTGCTAGAGTTCCCCATAAT TTAGATTTGGAAGCAAGAAAGTTGGCAATTTCTTCTTGTGACTATTACTATGATATGTTGTACTTGTTGGATTATTCCTCATTCATTAAGTTACCACCAG AGAATAGTAGGGTCAATAGTGAAACACTTTCAACAATTTCAAGTGAAGCTAATATGGATGGATCAACATGTGAGTTGAAGTCAGATTCAGAAGAAGTTTCCCAAGCTCGAGAGCGCTCATTATCAGAGATGACATTACTGGATTTGTACTCTGGATGTGGTGCTATGTCTACTGGTTTATGCCTTGGTGCTAAAATGTCTGGAGTAAATCTTGTTACA AGATGGGCTATCGATATCAATGCTTATGCGTGTGAAAGTGTTAGATTGAACCACCCAGAGACCCAG GTGAGAAATGAATCTGCTGAAGATTTTTTAGCCTTGTTAAGAGAGTGGGAAAAGCTCTGTGTTCGTTTTTCATTGATTGGAAATAAGGATCCAAATGCACATGATCTGGATCCCATTGATGCAAAATctgatgaagaaaatgatgatgatgacaatgACAATAGTGAGGATGAAGATGACTTTGAAGTGTTTGAAGTTCAAAAGATAATTGGAATTTGTTATGGTGACCCAAAAGACAAGGGTGATCGTGAATTACATTTTAAg gTTCGTTGGAAAGGTTATGGTCCCAGTGCAGATTCCTGGGAGCCTTTTGAGGGTTTGGG TAATTGCTGTGAGAGCATAAAGGATTTTGTTACAGAAGGGTATAAATCAAAGATCCTTCCTTTGGCT GGTGATGTTGATGTTATCTGTGGAGGTCCTCCATGTCAAGGCATAAGTGGCTTCAATCGttttagaaataaagaaaatcccttagaagatccaaaaaacaaacaacttgtTGTTTTCATGGATGTTGTAAATTATCTTAAACCAAGATTTGTTTTAATGGAAAATGTTGTGGACATTGTAAAGTTTGCTGGTGGTTATCTTGGACGATATGCTTTAGGCCGTCTTATTGGAATGAATTACCAAACACGAATGGGAATGATGGCAGCTGGTGCTTATGGTCTGCCCCAATTTCGTATGCGTGTTTTCATGTGGGGTGCACGTTTTGAGGAG GTTTTGCCTCAATATCCATTACCTACGCATGATGTTATTATTAGAGGTGTTATTCCTCTTGAGTTTGAG ATGAATACTGTTGCATATGATGAAGGCCACAAGTTTGATGAACTAGAAACGAAACTTTTGCTTGCAGATGCAATTTCTGACCTTCCTCCC gtGACAAATGATGAGGCACGAGATGAAATGCCATATGGGAAAGCTCCCCAGACAGAGTTCCAACGTTTCATAAGATTAAGAAAGAATG aaaTGTTGGATACATCACCATCAAAATCCAATCCTTCGGGGCACAAGCTTTATGACCATCGCCCTCTTGAACTAAATGCAGATGACTATCAAAGAGTTTGCCAAATCCCGAAGACCAAG GGCGCAAACTTCAGAGATTTACCAGGTGTTCTTGTAGGTGCTGATAACAAAGTAGAATGGGACCCAAATGTTGAGAGGGTATATTTGCCTTCTGGGAAACCTCTG GTTCCTGACTATGCAATGTCTTTTGTTGGTGGGAGTTCATCAAA ACCTTTTGGCCGTTTGTGGTGGGATGAGACTGTGCCAACTGTAGTTACTAGAGCGGAGCCCCATAATCAG GTAATTTTGCACCCTGAGCAAGATAGGGTGTTATCCATTCGTGAAAATGCTAGGCTGCAAGGTTTCCCGGATTATTACCAACTTCGAGGTCCAGTTAAGGAAAG gTATATTCAAGTTGGGAATGCTGTTGCCGTCCCAGTTGCTAGAGCATTGGGGTATGCCTTGGGTTTGGCAGCTCAAGGTTCAGTCAGTGATGGACCTATGTTTATTTTGCCCCCAAAATTCCCTAACATGGAGCGGAATTCTTCATTATCTACAGAAGAGGATGCTTAG
- the LOC117916233 gene encoding pentatricopeptide repeat-containing protein At2g36730-like has protein sequence METLVNGLWPHYIKLNSNVMMSRQIQILLQRSKTTTHLLQLHSLILKTAIDHNPDLISQFIFSISSVSIEFARLVFNRLPIRAPIFVWNSIIRAYTKSSVPIEAVKLFSQMQRVGLKPDNFTYPFVVKACGRSLVVGAGGAMHSIIVKAGFDSDRYVGNTLLRMYANLNAVGLARRVFDEMTVRDVVSWSSMIAGYVACNCPADALMVFRHMMLANEKPNSVTLVSLLSACTRLLNIGVGESIHSYIIVNCIGLDVALGTAILEMYSKCGHIEKALKVFNSLTEKNLQSWTIMISGLADHGHGEDAISLFTQMEQTGLQPDSMSFSGILSACSHLGLVDEGQTFFSQMVKIYNIRPTMEHYGCMVDMFARAGMIEEAYEIIKNMPMEPNSVILRSFIGACRNDGRVFGFDENLRRLLLEIEPDLGANYVLASGVSSLSGCWNEAADLRVSMKEKGLKKVPGWSRVEVSGSHTEDTIEEALS, from the exons ATGGAAACTCTCGTTAATGGGTTATGGCCACACTATATTAAACTAAACAGCAATGTGATGATGTCCCGCCAAATTCAAATCCTCCTCCAACGGTCAAAAACCACCACCCACCTTCTCCAGCTCCATTCTCTCATCCTCAAAACCGCTATAGATCACAACCCAGATCTCATTTCTCAgttcatattttccatttcgTCGGTTTCCATCGAATTCGCCAGATTGGTGTTTAATAGATTGCCCATTAGGGCACCAATTTTTGTTTGGAACTCAATCATCAGAGCATACACTAAGAGTTCAGTTCCAATTGAAGCAGTGAAGCTTTTCTCCCAAATGCAAAGGGTTGGGCTTAAACCCGATAATTTCACATACCCTTTTGTTGTTAAGGCCTGTGGGCGTAGTTTGGTGGTGGGTGCAGGCGGGGCGATGCATTCTATAATTGTGAAGGCGGGTTTTGATTCAGATAGGTATGTTGGGAACACCCTTTTGAGGATGTATGCAAATCTCAATGCAGTTGGGCTTGCTAGACGGGTGTTCGATGAAATGACTGTGAGAGATGTGGTTTCTTGGAGTTCTATGATTGCTGGATATGTTGCATG CAATTGTCCAGCAGATGCCTTAATGGTATTCCGACATATGATGTTAGCAAATGAAAAACCTAATTCTGTCACTCTGGTAAGCTTGCTTTCTGCCTGTACTCGTTTGCTAAATATTGGTGTGGGGGAGTCCATTCATTCATACATTATTGTCAATTGCATAGGATTGGATGTTGCTTTAGGAACAGCAATCCTTGAGATGTATTCTAAGTGTGGGCACATAGAAAAAGCTTTGAAAGTTTTTAATTCCTTGACTGAGAAGAACTTGCAGTCTTGGACTATCATGATATCTGGCCTTGCAGATCACGGCCATGGTGAAGATGCTATTTCTTTGTTCACCCAAATGGAACAAACTGGCCTACAACCAGACAGTATGTCATTTTCTGGGATTTTATCAGCTTGTAGTCACTTGGGTCTTGTTGATGAGGGCCAAACGTTTTTCAgtcaaatggtgaaaatttataatatcaGGCCAACAATGGAGCACTATGGATGCATGGTGGATATGTTTGCACGAGCTGGGATGATTGAAGAGGCTTACGAAATTATCAAGAACATGCCAATGGAGCCTAACTCTGTTATATTAAGGAGCTTCATTGGTGCCTGTAGAAATGATGGTCGTGTTTTtggttttgatgaaaatttgagaaGACTTCTGCTTGAAATTGAGCCTGATCTTGGAGCGAACTATGTGCTTGCTTCTGGTGTATCTTCTCTGTCTGGCTGTTGGAATGAAGCAGCTGACTTGAGAGTATCCATGAAAGAGAAGGGTTTGAAGAAGGTTCCTGGATGGAGTCGGGTGGAAGTGAGTGGCAGTCATACAGAAGACACCATTGAAGAGGCTCTAAGCTAA
- the LOC117916526 gene encoding uncharacterized protein LOC117916526, whose translation MARYDNSSYFQHLSLDLPLHLCFFLAILFSFVGFTWYINYESMIEDLMNQLKLVLILSPLLLLLLLHILSSDQRQFIPFIIPLPDKDSLHRAGGSPWGVAFLLVFLLFMVSYKSYFQERWFPLLSR comes from the coding sequence ATGGCTAGGTATGACAACTCTTCATACTTTCAACACCTCTCCCTAGACCTCCCTCTCCACCTGTGCTTCTTCCTAGCAATTCTCTTCTCCTTCGTGGGCTTCACTTGGTACATAAACTATGAGTCCATGATAGAAGACTTGATGAACCAACTCAAGCTCGTCCTCATCCTCTCccctctcctcctcctcctcctcctacACATCTTATCAAGCGATCAACGGCAGTTCATCCCTTTCATTATCCCATTACCGGATAAGGATTCATTGCATAGAGCCGGAGGATCGCCATGGGGTGTCGCCTTTTTGCTTGTCTTTCTTCTCTTCATGGTGTCTTACAAATCCTACTTCCAAGAACGTTGGTTTCCATTGTTGAGCAGGTGA
- the LOC117916236 gene encoding uncharacterized protein LOC117916236: MKGNNGGESQANREQQKKKPPFTPAKDDTKPLLQDPILRSDPIETEEAVLRLPSFPVPPPKPTSQ; encoded by the exons aTGAAGGGCAACAATGGCGGTGAGAGCCAAGCAAACAGAGAGCAGCAGAAGAAGAAACCCCCCTTCACGCCAGCTAAAGATGACACCAAGCCCCTCCTCCAAGACCCT ATTTTGAGATCAGACCCAATTGAGACTGAGGAAGCTGTGCTTCGATTGCCTTCGTTTCCAGttcccccaccaaaacccacaTCCCAATGA
- the LOC117916235 gene encoding uncharacterized protein LOC117916235 yields MNLPHITHCTAPLLTLSLVALALPHCLSLSLSPPLSHMAAGPRSSFLISNFSEQWLIMVGMTILVCGFLAYVIYDAVVVTAADLLHRLLMISPVLLVLAVHWLSTVPPANRLNFPMPGSEPNAIHRAGASPWGLAVVLLLLFFLISYQPSLHDLIF; encoded by the coding sequence ATGAATCTCCCCCATATCACTCACTGCACTGCCCCTCTACTAACACTATCTCTTGTGGCCCTTGCTTTACCTCACtgcctctccctctccctctccccccCTCTCTCTCACATGGCTGCAGGCCCCAGATCAAgctttttaatttccaatttctccGAGCAATGGCTGATCATGGTTGGCATGACAATACTAGTATGCGGGTTCCTGGCATATGTGATTTATGATGCAGTTGTGGTCACTGCAGCTGACCTCTTGCACCGTCTGCTAATGATCTCCCCTGTGCTCCTAGTCCTTGCAGTTCACTGGCTGTCCACCGTGCCACCAGCTAATCGACTCAACTTTCCCATGCCGGGGTCTGAGCCCAACGCCATTCATCGAGCTGGCGCCTCACCATGGGGTCTTGCAGTTGTGTTGCTTCTCCTCTTCTTCCTCATATCTTACCAACCATCCTTGCATGACCTTATCTTTTAG